One window from the genome of Candidatus Spechtbacterales bacterium encodes:
- the rplK gene encoding 50S ribosomal protein L11: MAKKVKTVVKLQIPAGGATPAPPVGTALGPHGINIQEFVTKFNDATQDKKGNIIPVELSIFEDRSFDFKLKTPPASDLLRKAAGVEKGSGEVPRVKAGKISKAQLRQIAEQKMEDLSANDVDAASKIIAGTAKSMGIDVEK, encoded by the coding sequence ATGGCAAAAAAAGTAAAAACAGTAGTAAAACTTCAGATACCCGCCGGAGGGGCAACACCGGCACCGCCTGTGGGAACCGCACTCGGTCCTCACGGTATTAATATTCAGGAGTTTGTAACTAAATTTAACGACGCTACCCAGGATAAAAAAGGAAACATTATACCTGTTGAGCTTTCTATCTTTGAAGACAGAAGTTTCGATTTTAAATTAAAGACGCCTCCCGCGTCTGATCTTTTGCGCAAAGCCGCCGGAGTGGAAAAGGGTTCGGGAGAGGTACCTAGAGTAAAAGCGGGAAAAATATCAAAAGCTCAATTGAGACAAATAGCTGAACAAAAGATGGAAGATTTAAGTGCCAACGATGTTGACGCGGCTTCTAAGATTATCGCCGGTACAGCAAAGAGTATGGGAATAGATGTAGAAAAATAA
- the nusG gene encoding transcription termination/antitermination protein NusG: protein MPKQKLQRGKSWYVIHTYSGYEDAVRQNLLQRIESMGMQDKIFNVIVPKEKKIKIRGGKRRIIEEKIYPGYVLVEMVVTDDSWYVVRNTPRVTGFVGSGTTPIPIDQKEIDSLQKRMGVEEPKYKIDVQEGDAVKINDGPFKDFDGKVSSIDEEKGKIYVLVNMFGRETPVELDYLQITKI, encoded by the coding sequence ATGCCTAAACAAAAACTACAACGAGGTAAAAGTTGGTACGTTATACACACATACTCAGGATATGAGGATGCCGTTCGCCAGAACCTTCTTCAGCGTATTGAGTCTATGGGTATGCAGGATAAGATATTTAATGTTATTGTTCCGAAAGAAAAGAAAATAAAGATACGTGGAGGGAAGAGGCGCATTATAGAGGAAAAAATATATCCCGGATATGTACTGGTTGAAATGGTAGTTACCGACGACTCGTGGTATGTTGTGCGTAATACCCCGCGCGTTACAGGTTTTGTGGGTTCGGGTACGACTCCTATACCCATAGATCAAAAAGAGATAGATAGTCTTCAAAAAAGAATGGGTGTTGAAGAGCCTAAATACAAGATTGATGTGCAGGAAGGGGATGCGGTAAAAATTAATGACGGTCCTTTTAAGGATTTTGACGGCAAAGTTTCTTCCATAGACGAGGAAAAAGGAAAGATATATGTATTGGTAAACATGTTTGGACGCGAAACTCCTGTGGAACTGGACTATTTGCAAATAACTAAGATATAA
- the secE gene encoding preprotein translocase subunit SecE has translation MDLVKKPIFFIIRFLREVKIEMKRVNWLTKKEVLNYTLLVLSVSIVTGIFLGGLDFFFQWLLAKFVL, from the coding sequence ATGGATTTAGTAAAAAAACCTATTTTTTTTATAATCAGATTTTTACGCGAGGTGAAAATAGAAATGAAGCGTGTTAATTGGTTAACGAAGAAAGAAGTGTTAAATTACACACTTCTGGTTTTGAGTGTTTCAATTGTCACAGGAATTTTTCTTGGGGGTTTGGACTTTTTCTTCCAGTGGCTACTCGCGAAGTTTGTTTTATAG
- the gyrB gene encoding DNA topoisomerase (ATP-hydrolyzing) subunit B, whose product MAKQPQKKSTSSAKPAPKGGPAQKAKKETPKKNGEYSAKDIYVLEGLDPVRKRPGMYIGSTGEDGLHHLVWEVVDNSLDEAMAGHAQNIEVTLLKDGKVSVSDDGRGIPVEKHAQTKKSALETVMTTLHAGGKFGGDSYKISGGLHGVGVSVVNALSIWLKAEVCRDGVRYAQEYKRGKPLGALKKVGTCPKSKSGTTVTFEPDKEIFKEGELRLKKILDHLRQQSYLTKGVHIKVIDEREKLPYSYQFYFEGGLVSFVDYLNRGEVKKHNNIFYVEREHEDLLIEVAFQYTDDLQGKELAFANNIYTPEGGMHITGFRTALTRGLNSYAQKNNLMKNNEAFTGEDVREGLTVAVSVKLPDPQFEGQTKAKLGNTEARSGVDSVVSDALEEYLDKNPSDARQIIEKIFLAAKARKAAKAARDTVIRKGALDGLTLPGKLADCSSRRPEDSEIFIVEGDSAGGSAKQGRDRRFQAILPLRGKILNVERARLDKILANKEVKTLIIALGAAIAEEFNLEKIRYHKVVIMTDADVDGAHIRTLLLTLFYRYYRPIIEGGYLYIAQPPLYKIQKGKHFEYAYTEAQKENILKKMLAEKVAKEGKKEKPKDIPEGGEDLEEKAKSMSGVSLQRYKGLGEMNPSQLWETTMNPENRVLFRVDVEDAEEADKIFDILMGSEVAPRKRFIQTHAQKVQNLDI is encoded by the coding sequence ATGGCAAAACAACCGCAAAAGAAATCTACAAGTTCGGCTAAGCCCGCGCCAAAAGGCGGACCGGCACAAAAAGCAAAAAAGGAGACGCCAAAGAAAAATGGAGAATACAGCGCTAAGGATATTTATGTTTTGGAAGGTTTGGACCCTGTTCGTAAAAGACCCGGTATGTACATTGGGTCAACAGGAGAAGACGGATTGCATCACCTTGTTTGGGAGGTAGTGGACAATAGCTTGGATGAGGCAATGGCTGGACACGCACAAAATATAGAAGTTACTTTACTGAAAGACGGAAAAGTCAGTGTTTCAGATGATGGTCGCGGAATCCCTGTAGAAAAGCACGCTCAAACCAAAAAATCGGCTTTAGAGACCGTAATGACAACTCTGCACGCGGGGGGTAAATTTGGCGGTGATAGTTATAAAATATCCGGAGGGTTGCACGGAGTGGGAGTTTCTGTAGTAAACGCTCTTTCTATTTGGCTCAAAGCAGAGGTTTGTCGTGATGGAGTAAGGTACGCGCAGGAGTATAAGCGAGGCAAACCTCTCGGTGCTTTGAAAAAAGTAGGAACATGTCCTAAGAGTAAGTCTGGCACCACCGTAACATTTGAACCCGACAAAGAAATATTTAAAGAGGGAGAACTTCGCCTTAAAAAAATCCTTGATCATTTGCGACAGCAGTCTTATCTTACAAAAGGGGTGCACATTAAAGTTATAGACGAAAGGGAAAAACTCCCTTATTCATACCAGTTTTATTTTGAGGGCGGTCTTGTGTCTTTCGTAGATTATCTTAATCGCGGTGAGGTAAAAAAACACAACAATATTTTTTATGTGGAGCGTGAGCATGAGGACTTGCTTATAGAGGTGGCGTTTCAGTACACAGATGACCTGCAAGGGAAAGAACTTGCTTTTGCCAACAATATATACACACCCGAAGGGGGAATGCACATTACAGGTTTTCGAACGGCGCTTACTCGTGGCTTGAATTCGTATGCTCAAAAGAACAACCTTATGAAGAACAATGAAGCCTTTACAGGAGAGGATGTTCGTGAAGGTTTAACGGTTGCGGTTTCGGTAAAGTTGCCGGATCCGCAATTTGAGGGACAAACTAAGGCAAAACTTGGCAATACCGAAGCCAGAAGCGGGGTTGATTCCGTAGTGTCTGATGCCCTGGAAGAGTATTTAGATAAAAACCCGTCAGATGCCCGGCAGATTATAGAGAAAATATTTTTGGCTGCTAAAGCAAGAAAAGCCGCAAAAGCGGCACGAGATACGGTTATCAGAAAGGGGGCTCTCGATGGCTTAACGCTTCCCGGAAAGTTAGCAGATTGCTCAAGTCGCAGGCCCGAAGATTCTGAAATTTTTATAGTGGAGGGAGATTCAGCGGGAGGTTCCGCGAAACAGGGAAGAGATAGAAGGTTTCAGGCAATTTTACCGCTTCGCGGTAAAATATTAAACGTTGAGCGCGCGCGTTTGGATAAGATACTGGCAAACAAGGAGGTTAAAACCCTTATTATTGCTTTGGGCGCCGCGATAGCGGAAGAATTTAATTTGGAAAAAATACGCTACCACAAAGTGGTTATTATGACAGACGCGGATGTTGACGGCGCGCACATAAGAACGCTTCTACTCACCTTGTTTTATAGGTATTACAGACCGATTATTGAGGGTGGATATCTTTACATAGCACAGCCGCCTTTGTATAAGATACAAAAAGGCAAACATTTTGAGTATGCGTATACGGAAGCCCAAAAAGAAAATATACTGAAAAAAATGCTGGCAGAAAAGGTAGCTAAAGAAGGAAAGAAAGAAAAACCCAAAGACATTCCCGAAGGAGGGGAGGATCTTGAAGAAAAAGCAAAAAGCATGTCCGGTGTAAGCCTTCAGCGGTACAAGGGTCTCGGTGAAATGAACCCATCCCAGCTTTGGGAAACTACCATGAATCCTGAAAACCGCGTTCTTTTCAGGGTTGATGTTGAAGACGCCGAAGAGGCAGATAAAATATTTGATATTCTTATGGGCTCAGAGGTAGCGCCACGAAAAAGGTTTATACAGACTCACGCGCAAAAGGTACAGAATCTTGATATATAG
- the pheT gene encoding phenylalanine--tRNA ligase subunit beta, whose protein sequence is MKFSYNFIQQYVDKKLPAPNKLAELLTMHAYEVEGVEKKGADHILDIDILPNRAHDSASHIGIAREAALLSGGALKLKKYPALKTSKNKVEGLSVDVKDPGLCPRYMAVKIEGVKVRPSPKWLKDALENIGINSINNIVDAGNYAMLATGQPLHVFDYDKLEGHKIVVRKAGKGESVTTLDNAKYDLEESILVIADEKDPLAIAGVKGGKKAEVDKNTQNIVIESANFTPVNIRNTTRKLALHTDASWRFEHEVPLAFAKEGLQFVVELILDIAGGNADKTAIDTLEKEITHSKIKTDINRASSLLGVEVKISDAKKILKGLGFDVRQEKEFLTVIPPYFRLDIEREVDVIEEIGRILGYENTEPKMPRAALYPPKRNVKNYWLRQINRHMAASGFNEVYNYVFVSENIFKLWGFQKSEVWELQNPSNDEFKYMRPSIAPLALKTARENIKFYDKVKFFETGEVFYRYTGKEEARLSLSIASRQDNREYFYELKGEVEDLFHSIGISDIWLDPVLDKNEETALSYLHSNRRALVKSGDSILGYIGQVHPAIAEEEGLKGVLFIADIQLSKLIELAEEEEIYNPVSSFPQVVRDVSLIVPLQTRAEEVVGIINTTGGKLLRDVDMFDYYEEDSNTESKSMAFHLVFQAYDRTLRSEEVDKIMEKIIKEIKTREGWEIK, encoded by the coding sequence ATGAAGTTTTCTTATAACTTTATACAACAATACGTAGATAAAAAGCTGCCCGCTCCTAATAAACTGGCGGAGCTTTTAACAATGCACGCCTATGAGGTTGAGGGAGTGGAGAAGAAGGGTGCGGACCATATTTTAGATATAGACATCCTGCCAAACAGGGCGCATGATTCAGCATCGCACATAGGCATTGCCCGTGAAGCCGCGCTACTGAGCGGAGGCGCTCTTAAGCTTAAAAAATATCCCGCTTTAAAAACATCAAAAAACAAAGTTGAGGGTCTTAGCGTGGATGTAAAAGACCCGGGTTTATGTCCGCGCTATATGGCGGTTAAAATTGAAGGTGTAAAAGTAAGACCTTCTCCAAAATGGCTTAAAGACGCGCTTGAAAATATAGGTATAAATTCAATAAACAATATTGTTGATGCCGGAAACTACGCAATGCTTGCAACGGGCCAGCCTTTGCATGTTTTTGATTATGATAAATTAGAGGGACACAAAATCGTAGTTAGAAAAGCAGGCAAGGGCGAATCTGTTACAACTTTGGACAACGCGAAGTACGATTTAGAAGAAAGTATTCTTGTGATAGCGGATGAAAAAGACCCCTTAGCCATCGCGGGTGTTAAGGGTGGTAAAAAGGCGGAGGTAGACAAGAATACGCAAAATATAGTAATTGAGAGCGCGAACTTTACTCCTGTAAATATAAGAAATACTACGCGCAAGCTTGCGTTGCACACAGACGCGTCGTGGAGGTTTGAACACGAAGTTCCTCTGGCTTTCGCGAAAGAGGGACTTCAATTCGTAGTAGAATTGATACTTGATATTGCGGGAGGAAATGCGGACAAGACAGCTATAGACACTTTAGAAAAAGAAATTACACATTCAAAAATAAAGACAGATATAAACAGGGCATCATCTCTACTCGGTGTTGAAGTTAAAATTTCAGATGCCAAAAAAATACTCAAAGGACTTGGGTTTGATGTCCGCCAAGAGAAAGAATTTTTAACGGTTATACCTCCTTATTTCAGGCTTGACATAGAAAGAGAGGTAGATGTTATAGAAGAGATTGGCAGGATTTTGGGGTATGAGAACACGGAGCCTAAAATGCCCAGGGCGGCTTTATACCCCCCTAAGAGGAATGTTAAAAACTACTGGTTAAGGCAGATTAACCGCCACATGGCAGCTTCGGGTTTTAACGAGGTTTATAACTATGTTTTCGTCTCAGAAAATATTTTTAAGTTGTGGGGTTTTCAAAAATCGGAAGTATGGGAATTGCAAAATCCTTCAAATGACGAGTTTAAGTACATGCGGCCCTCAATTGCTCCTTTGGCGCTAAAGACTGCCCGTGAAAATATTAAGTTTTATGATAAGGTAAAGTTTTTTGAAACAGGGGAGGTATTTTACAGATACACGGGTAAAGAGGAGGCGCGCCTCTCTTTGTCTATTGCCTCAAGGCAGGATAATCGCGAATATTTTTACGAGCTTAAAGGAGAGGTTGAAGATTTATTCCACAGTATCGGTATATCCGATATCTGGCTTGACCCTGTTTTAGATAAAAACGAAGAAACCGCCCTTTCTTATCTTCACAGCAACAGAAGAGCCCTTGTTAAATCGGGAGATAGTATTTTAGGATATATCGGGCAGGTGCATCCCGCTATAGCTGAAGAGGAAGGACTAAAAGGGGTTTTATTTATTGCGGACATACAATTAAGCAAACTTATAGAACTGGCTGAGGAAGAGGAAATTTACAACCCTGTATCAAGTTTTCCGCAGGTAGTGCGAGATGTATCGCTTATAGTTCCATTACAAACCCGCGCGGAAGAGGTTGTTGGTATAATAAATACAACAGGCGGGAAATTGTTGCGTGATGTGGATATGTTTGACTATTATGAGGAGGATAGTAATACCGAATCAAAAAGTATGGCCTTTCATTTGGTTTTTCAGGCTTATGACAGAACTTTGAGGTCTGAAGAGGTAGATAAAATTATGGAAAAAATTATTAAAGAAATTAAAACCCGCGAGGGATGGGAAATAAAATAA
- the pheS gene encoding phenylalanine--tRNA ligase subunit alpha: MSKLDELKKEAENALKKTSNLTEIDDIRRAYLGRKGKLTQELRSLKDMAEKDRKKYGNALNKIKEDIGSMLEEYSSKIREEQYRNRIINEWLDVTRPLPKKLRGSVHPITKTIAEIEDIFSAMGFETAEGPQIENEWYNFEALNIPEDHPARDLWDTFWMKQDKEVKGPVTKQNPGRMLLRTHTSPVQIRYMQKNNPPIRIIAPGQVFRYEATDASHEIQFRQLEGLMVDKDISIANFRAVMKEFLSRYFKKDISIRLRPSFFPFVEPGFEVDINCINCDAKGCSVCSQTGWLELMGAGMVHPRVFEAAGYNPDEYAGFAFGVGIDRLAMMKYKIDDVRLFNAGDIRFLEQFK, encoded by the coding sequence ATGAGCAAACTGGATGAACTAAAAAAAGAGGCCGAAAATGCCCTTAAAAAGACATCAAATTTAACCGAGATTGACGACATTCGCCGCGCCTATTTGGGTAGAAAAGGGAAACTTACTCAAGAGCTTCGCTCCCTTAAAGACATGGCCGAAAAGGACCGTAAAAAATACGGTAATGCTTTAAATAAAATCAAAGAGGACATAGGTTCTATGCTTGAAGAGTACTCTTCAAAGATTCGTGAAGAGCAGTATAGGAACAGGATTATAAACGAATGGCTCGATGTTACCCGACCTCTACCTAAAAAATTACGAGGGAGTGTGCACCCCATAACTAAGACTATCGCCGAGATTGAAGATATCTTTAGCGCTATGGGGTTTGAAACAGCAGAAGGTCCTCAAATAGAAAATGAGTGGTATAATTTTGAAGCTTTAAATATCCCCGAAGACCACCCCGCGCGCGACCTTTGGGATACGTTTTGGATGAAGCAAGATAAGGAAGTTAAAGGACCGGTTACAAAACAGAATCCGGGGCGCATGCTTTTACGCACACATACAAGCCCTGTGCAGATAAGGTATATGCAAAAGAATAATCCTCCCATAAGGATTATCGCTCCCGGGCAGGTTTTTAGATACGAGGCGACCGATGCTTCCCATGAGATACAATTTCGTCAACTTGAAGGACTTATGGTAGATAAAGACATAAGTATCGCGAACTTCCGCGCTGTAATGAAAGAGTTTTTAAGCCGATATTTTAAAAAAGATATAAGTATAAGATTAAGGCCCAGTTTTTTTCCGTTTGTAGAGCCGGGTTTTGAGGTAGATATAAACTGTATCAACTGCGATGCTAAAGGGTGCTCGGTTTGCTCTCAAACAGGATGGCTTGAGCTTATGGGCGCCGGCATGGTACACCCAAGGGTTTTTGAGGCCGCGGGGTATAATCCTGATGAATACGCGGGCTTTGCGTTTGGCGTCGGTATAGATCGCCTTGCCATGATGAAGTACAAGATAGACGATGTGCGGCTGTTTAATGCGGGCGATATACGCTTTTTGGAGCAATTTAAGTAA
- a CDS encoding acyl-CoA dehydrogenase family protein — MAGDSKVLTEKKLFDAREFEPEFDAAIDDFCERDLKPLANDALKYEEFSEDIYNRSIEIFQKFSTHKHCIPDEYGGEKITSRMATSFTRKVCRVPGAADLGLSVGAGNSLFKAPLFAHGSEELKQQLAPELVSGKKDGVFAQTESEAGSHVAGIKTKAVQGKDGIWRITGTKRFITGGWDANYALVLAISDKEMHKANDSMGMTLFVVDCDEARKNFASDGKTKQLDSSKNEHKLGLTHSPTTEMVFTEAEAFAYVGPLHDGYKRANLPTLVGSRATVISGQATGIGESAYDLAFEYANERVQFGSEIIDKHGVKAMLLDMEARNRMSWALTLQSSTLKDTFPEGDTRPYEMQASLAKLVAGEYVRLTAMTGLQIFGGNGYILEYPIGRVLKDSFITAIYEGTSQIQSMLVSRGFMKVFMSGELAGEPADIVKVWPFSPVNLESAKGWVDIESDFNIYERRQRFLKALQDASGQYPVSDPYNLPAPYFELTRAFGSLEASTLVAAGRQFGSGEFTEASNEVIKRCFAISDGEFEQLEKTYL, encoded by the coding sequence ATGGCTGGAGACAGCAAAGTTTTAACAGAGAAAAAGCTTTTTGATGCTCGTGAATTTGAGCCTGAATTTGATGCCGCTATTGATGATTTTTGCGAAAGGGACTTAAAGCCTCTGGCAAATGATGCGCTTAAGTATGAGGAATTTAGCGAAGATATATACAACAGGTCTATAGAAATTTTCCAGAAATTTAGCACGCATAAGCACTGTATCCCTGATGAATATGGTGGAGAGAAAATAACTTCTCGTATGGCGACATCCTTTACGCGTAAGGTTTGTCGAGTTCCGGGAGCTGCTGACCTCGGCCTTTCCGTAGGAGCGGGCAACTCGCTTTTCAAAGCGCCTTTGTTCGCGCATGGCTCAGAAGAGCTTAAACAGCAGTTAGCACCCGAGCTTGTTTCAGGCAAAAAGGATGGCGTATTTGCCCAGACCGAATCTGAAGCCGGCAGTCATGTTGCAGGCATAAAGACTAAGGCAGTACAGGGTAAGGATGGAATTTGGCGCATAACTGGAACCAAGCGTTTTATCACAGGCGGTTGGGACGCGAATTACGCGTTAGTACTTGCTATATCTGATAAGGAAATGCACAAAGCAAACGACTCTATGGGAATGACCTTGTTCGTCGTTGATTGTGATGAAGCTCGTAAGAATTTTGCAAGCGATGGTAAAACCAAACAGCTTGATAGTTCCAAGAACGAGCATAAGCTTGGCTTAACCCATTCTCCAACCACCGAAATGGTGTTCACAGAGGCTGAGGCATTCGCTTATGTAGGGCCGTTACACGATGGCTATAAGCGGGCAAACCTGCCTACTTTGGTAGGTTCCCGCGCTACTGTGATATCAGGACAGGCAACAGGTATTGGCGAGTCAGCTTATGATCTTGCGTTTGAATATGCCAATGAAAGAGTCCAATTTGGAAGTGAGATAATTGATAAGCACGGTGTCAAGGCAATGCTTCTTGATATGGAAGCGCGCAATCGCATGTCATGGGCTTTGACGCTCCAATCTTCAACGCTTAAGGATACATTTCCCGAAGGTGATACACGCCCCTATGAAATGCAAGCTTCGCTTGCAAAACTTGTAGCCGGCGAGTATGTTCGCCTTACCGCTATGACAGGCCTTCAGATATTCGGAGGTAACGGGTATATTTTGGAATATCCGATAGGCAGGGTCTTGAAGGATTCCTTTATTACCGCAATTTATGAGGGCACAAGCCAGATACAAAGCATGCTTGTTTCCCGCGGTTTTATGAAGGTATTCATGTCAGGCGAATTAGCAGGGGAACCTGCAGATATTGTCAAAGTTTGGCCTTTTTCTCCGGTAAACTTGGAGAGCGCAAAAGGCTGGGTAGATATTGAAAGCGATTTCAATATCTACGAGAGGCGCCAGCGCTTCTTAAAGGCACTACAGGATGCCAGCGGTCAATACCCGGTTTCGGACCCATATAATTTGCCGGCTCCTTATTTTGAGCTTACAAGAGCGTTTGGAAGCCTTGAAGCTTCTACTCTTGTGGCTGCAGGGCGGCAGTTTGGCTCAGGAGAATTTACTGAAGCTTCAAATGAAGTCATTAAGAGGTGCTTTGCCATTTCAGACGGCGAATTTGAACAGCTGGAAAAGACTTATCTATAA
- a CDS encoding methyltransferase domain-containing protein: MDSYNKKTLRSYEENLDEYITGTPQDVSPELKKWINDALGSLPEKASILEIGSGFGRDAKYLEELGHSVLRTDASLSFVHYLQNEGYDAMVLNVLKDVIPREFDMVFANAVFLHFKPKDLSCALSKACNSLDKNGVLAFTVKHGEGSEWSRDKLNAPRFFQYWRISELALLVRRAGFKDVLAYFDPPKRWIYVIAKNKATKGGPDDNR, translated from the coding sequence ATGGATTCATACAACAAAAAAACCTTAAGAAGCTATGAGGAAAACTTGGATGAATATATCACGGGAACGCCCCAAGATGTTAGCCCTGAGTTGAAAAAATGGATAAACGATGCTTTAGGTTCGCTTCCTGAAAAAGCAAGCATATTGGAGATAGGTTCGGGCTTCGGGCGCGACGCAAAATATCTTGAAGAATTAGGTCATAGTGTACTGAGGACCGATGCATCTCTTAGTTTCGTGCATTATCTGCAGAACGAAGGTTATGATGCTATGGTTTTGAACGTTTTAAAAGACGTTATTCCCCGGGAGTTTGATATGGTGTTTGCAAATGCTGTTTTTTTGCATTTCAAGCCCAAAGATCTGTCCTGTGCGCTTAGCAAGGCATGCAATTCTTTGGATAAAAATGGAGTTCTTGCTTTTACTGTGAAACATGGCGAGGGGAGCGAGTGGAGCAGGGATAAATTAAATGCTCCCAGGTTTTTTCAATATTGGAGAATATCAGAACTTGCCTTGCTGGTTAGGCGGGCAGGGTTTAAGGATGTTTTAGCGTACTTTGACCCACCGAAAAGATGGATATACGTTATTGCAAAAAATAAGGCAACAAAAGGAGGTCCAGATGATAACAGATGA